One Neisseria sicca genomic region harbors:
- a CDS encoding polyamine aminopropyltransferase, protein MPRHPYRRLRPAKSDLPEVGISEEGNIRSLHLGSDTIQSSMNLDHPAELVLSYSRAMMGWLLFAEETPKHITQIGLGGGSFARWIDSYLPDTKQTAVDINPQVIAVARSLFELPFEGENFEIVEADGAEYIKVFRHNTDVILVDGFDGEQIIDALVEEPFFQDCRHALSPDGVFVTNWWSGDKRYQRFIERLLNVFEGRVLELPAESHGNMAVMAFQSSPKEQNLDKLKKRAEKLSGQYGLDFKRMLNDLKANNPNNGKHFYL, encoded by the coding sequence ATGCCACGACACCCCTACCGCCGCCTGCGCCCCGCCAAGTCCGACCTGCCCGAAGTCGGCATTTCAGAAGAAGGCAACATCCGCTCGCTGCATCTGGGCAGCGACACCATCCAAAGCTCGATGAACCTCGACCATCCCGCCGAACTGGTTTTGTCGTACAGCCGCGCGATGATGGGCTGGCTTCTGTTTGCGGAAGAAACGCCGAAACACATCACCCAAATCGGCTTGGGCGGCGGCTCGTTCGCACGCTGGATAGACAGCTACCTGCCCGACACCAAACAAACCGCCGTGGACATCAACCCGCAGGTCATCGCCGTCGCCCGCAGCCTGTTCGAGCTGCCGTTTGAAGGGGAAAACTTTGAAATCGTCGAAGCGGACGGCGCGGAATACATCAAAGTGTTCCGCCACAATACCGACGTGATTTTGGTGGACGGCTTCGACGGCGAACAAATCATCGACGCGCTGGTGGAAGAACCTTTCTTCCAAGACTGCCGCCACGCCCTCTCGCCTGACGGCGTGTTCGTCACCAACTGGTGGAGCGGCGACAAACGCTACCAACGCTTTATCGAACGCCTGCTCAACGTCTTCGAAGGCCGCGTGCTGGAACTGCCCGCCGAAAGCCACGGCAATATGGCGGTGATGGCGTTCCAAAGCAGTCCGAAAGAGCAAAACCTCGACAAGCTGAAAAAACGCGCGGAAAAATTAAGCGGACAATACGGCTTGGATTTCAAACGGATGTTGAACGATTTGAAAGCAAACAACCCCAACAACGGCAAACATTTTTATCTGTGA
- the panB gene encoding 3-methyl-2-oxobutanoate hydroxymethyltransferase produces the protein MITVNTLQKMKAEGEKIAMLTAYESSFAALMDNAGVDVLLVGDSLGMTVQGRKSTLPVSLRDMCYHTENVARGTENAMIVSDLPFGAYQQSKEQAFAAAAELMAAGAHMVKLEGGVWMAETTEFLQMRGIPVCAHIGLTPQSVFAFGGYKVQGRGDKAEALLADAKAHDQAGAAIVLMECVPAELAKKVTETVSCPTIGIGAGVDCDGQVLVMHDMLGIFPGKTAKFVKNFMQGKDSVQAAVEAYVHEVKAKTFPAAEHSFA, from the coding sequence ATGATTACTGTGAACACACTGCAAAAGATGAAGGCAGAAGGCGAAAAAATCGCCATGCTGACCGCCTATGAATCCAGCTTTGCCGCGTTGATGGATAACGCCGGCGTTGATGTCTTGCTGGTGGGCGATTCCTTGGGCATGACCGTGCAGGGGCGCAAATCCACGCTGCCCGTCAGCCTGCGCGATATGTGTTACCACACCGAAAACGTCGCACGCGGTACGGAAAACGCGATGATTGTCAGCGACTTGCCTTTTGGTGCGTATCAGCAGAGTAAAGAACAGGCGTTTGCCGCCGCTGCCGAACTGATGGCGGCAGGCGCGCATATGGTCAAACTCGAAGGCGGCGTTTGGATGGCGGAAACCACCGAATTCCTGCAAATGCGCGGCATTCCCGTCTGCGCCCATATCGGCTTGACCCCGCAGTCCGTGTTTGCATTTGGCGGATATAAAGTGCAGGGGCGGGGCGATAAGGCGGAAGCCTTGTTGGCAGATGCGAAAGCACACGACCAAGCGGGTGCCGCCATCGTGTTGATGGAATGCGTGCCGGCGGAATTGGCGAAAAAAGTAACCGAAACCGTCTCTTGCCCGACCATTGGTATCGGTGCAGGTGTGGATTGCGACGGACAAGTTTTAGTCATGCACGATATGCTCGGCATTTTTCCGGGTAAAACCGCCAAATTCGTCAAAAACTTCATGCAGGGCAAAGACAGCGTCCAAGCTGCCGTTGAAGCGTATGTCCATGAAGTCAAAGCCAAAACCTTTCCCGCTGCGGAACATTCGTTTGCTTGA
- the panC gene encoding pantoate--beta-alanine ligase, with amino-acid sequence MQIIHTIKELREWRKNAGSVAFVPTMGNLHEGHLALVREAKKRADNVVVSIFVNRLQFGQGEDFDKYPRTLQQDADKLANEGVAVVFAPDEKELYPNVEQRFNVEPPNLQNELCGKFRPGHFRGVATVVSKLFNIVQPDTACFGKKDYQQLAIIKGFVEDLNFNIDIVPVDTGRAPDGLALSSRNQYLSEAERAEAPRLYRELQRVAAELKNGNLDYVGLETETVRRLTEAGWVVDYVEIRHAESLAVARTGDKALVVLAAARLGTTRLIDNLEVSLA; translated from the coding sequence ATGCAAATCATTCATACCATTAAAGAATTACGCGAATGGCGCAAAAACGCAGGCAGCGTTGCCTTTGTACCGACTATGGGCAATCTGCACGAAGGCCATCTCGCCCTCGTTCGCGAAGCCAAAAAACGCGCCGACAACGTCGTCGTCAGCATATTCGTCAACCGCCTGCAATTCGGACAGGGCGAGGATTTCGACAAATACCCGCGCACCTTGCAACAAGACGCCGACAAACTCGCCAACGAAGGCGTAGCCGTCGTGTTCGCGCCCGACGAAAAAGAGCTGTATCCCAATGTCGAACAACGTTTCAACGTCGAGCCGCCCAACCTCCAAAACGAATTGTGCGGCAAATTCCGCCCCGGGCATTTCCGCGGTGTCGCCACTGTCGTCAGCAAACTGTTCAACATCGTCCAACCCGATACCGCCTGTTTCGGCAAAAAAGACTATCAGCAGTTGGCAATTATCAAAGGCTTTGTCGAAGACCTGAATTTCAATATCGACATCGTTCCCGTCGATACCGGCCGCGCTCCCGACGGACTCGCGCTTTCCAGCCGCAACCAATACCTCAGTGAAGCCGAACGCGCCGAAGCCCCGCGTCTGTACCGCGAATTGCAGCGCGTCGCCGCCGAACTCAAAAACGGCAATCTCGATTACGTCGGTCTGGAAACAGAAACCGTCCGCCGCCTGACCGAAGCGGGCTGGGTGGTCGATTACGTCGAAATCCGCCATGCCGAAAGCCTCGCCGTCGCACGCACCGGTGACAAAGCCCTCGTCGTCCTCGCCGCCGCCCGCTTGGGAACGACGCGTCTGATTGACAACTTGGAAGTCAGCTTGGCTTGA
- a CDS encoding SIMPL domain-containing protein (The SIMPL domain is named for its presence in mouse protein SIMPL (signalling molecule that associates with mouse pelle-like kinase). Bacterial member BP26, from Brucella, was shown to assemble into a channel-like structure, while YggE from E. coli has been associated with resistance to oxidative stress.) → MLRPILAALVLATALPAAAETDTLHYNMIEFAESANLEITRDTMTAYFSIASEGKDRATVNKAFQKKFNDFNKAVQNNKLQTEILNRSASPRYEYNNNGKRIQTGWEEEAVFKVESKDFDAINRLIDETLQTATLNRIGFSISKEKREAAVDQVSKAAILRFKDRAQDLAKTLGFSNYKIVKLNLGHIGNRSIDNGFARAKMMNAEAAMFKRSASDENNAIQAPSPGSEEISITVNGLVQM, encoded by the coding sequence ATGTTACGCCCCATCCTTGCCGCCCTCGTTCTCGCAACCGCCCTGCCCGCCGCAGCCGAAACCGACACCCTTCATTACAACATGATCGAATTTGCCGAGTCCGCCAATCTCGAAATAACCCGCGACACCATGACCGCCTACTTCAGCATTGCTTCCGAAGGCAAAGACCGCGCTACGGTGAACAAAGCGTTTCAGAAAAAATTCAACGACTTCAACAAAGCCGTACAAAACAACAAACTCCAAACCGAAATCCTCAACCGCAGCGCCAGCCCGCGCTATGAATACAACAACAACGGCAAACGCATCCAAACAGGCTGGGAAGAAGAAGCCGTGTTCAAAGTCGAAAGCAAAGACTTTGACGCCATCAACCGCCTGATTGACGAAACGTTGCAAACTGCCACGCTCAACCGCATCGGCTTCAGCATATCCAAAGAAAAACGCGAAGCCGCCGTCGATCAAGTCAGCAAAGCCGCCATCCTGCGCTTCAAAGACCGCGCGCAAGACTTGGCGAAAACGCTCGGTTTTTCCAACTACAAAATCGTCAAACTCAATTTAGGCCACATCGGCAACCGTTCCATAGACAACGGTTTCGCCCGCGCCAAAATGATGAATGCCGAAGCCGCTATGTTCAAGCGTTCGGCAAGCGACGAAAACAACGCTATCCAAGCCCCTTCTCCCGGCTCAGAAGAAATCAGCATTACAGTCAACGGCTTGGTGCAGATGTAA
- the trkA gene encoding Trk system potassium transporter TrkA, with amino-acid sequence MKILILGSGQVGSTVAQNLASVSSNDVTVIDIDEKALQHIGSRLDVQTILGNGASPFILEQAGAADSDLLLALTRSDETNIVACKIAADLFNIPSRIARVRSSEYLEYPYPENDDTENGSLTVFDITETISPEQLVTEQLVGLLSYTSALQVLRFAGDKVRMVIVQARKGGLLVNREIADINQHLPEGADCQICAIYRNNRLIVPTPQTVIIEGDEVLFAADISSVNIIMRELRPKEARTRRIMIAGGGNIGYRLAKQLESKYDIKIVEHNPRRAEWLAENLDNTLVLQGSATDETLLDEEYIDEIDVFCALTNDDENNIMSSLLAKNLGAKRVVTIVNRSSYVDLLEGNKIDIVVSPHLITIGSILAHIRRGDIVAVHPLRRGSAEAIEVVVHGDKNTSAIVGRRISGIKWPGDCYIAAIVRAETGEVIMGHHTDTIVQDGDHIIFFVSRRRVLPELEKLIQVKMGFFG; translated from the coding sequence GTGAAAATCCTCATCCTCGGCAGCGGACAGGTCGGCTCGACCGTCGCGCAAAACCTCGCCTCCGTTTCCAGCAACGACGTTACCGTTATCGACATCGACGAAAAAGCCCTACAACACATCGGCAGCCGCCTCGACGTCCAAACCATACTCGGCAACGGCGCATCCCCGTTTATCCTCGAACAGGCGGGCGCGGCAGATTCCGACCTCCTGCTCGCCCTGACCCGCAGCGACGAAACCAACATTGTCGCCTGCAAAATCGCCGCCGACCTCTTTAATATCCCCAGCCGCATCGCCCGCGTCCGTTCCAGCGAATATCTGGAATACCCCTACCCCGAAAACGACGATACGGAAAACGGCAGCCTTACCGTCTTCGACATCACCGAAACCATCAGTCCCGAACAGCTCGTTACCGAACAGCTCGTCGGGCTGCTCAGCTACACTAGCGCATTGCAGGTATTAAGATTTGCCGGCGACAAAGTCCGCATGGTCATCGTACAGGCGCGTAAAGGCGGGCTACTCGTCAACCGCGAAATCGCCGACATCAACCAACACCTCCCCGAAGGCGCGGACTGCCAAATCTGCGCCATATACCGCAACAACCGCCTCATCGTCCCCACGCCGCAAACCGTCATCATCGAAGGCGACGAGGTACTTTTTGCCGCCGACATCAGCAGCGTCAACATCATCATGCGCGAACTGCGCCCCAAAGAAGCGCGCACCCGCCGCATCATGATTGCCGGCGGCGGCAACATCGGCTACCGCCTCGCCAAGCAGCTCGAATCCAAATACGACATCAAAATCGTCGAACACAACCCCCGCCGCGCCGAGTGGCTCGCCGAAAACCTCGACAACACCCTCGTCCTGCAAGGCAGCGCCACCGATGAAACGCTGCTGGACGAAGAATACATCGACGAAATCGACGTATTCTGCGCCCTGACCAACGACGACGAAAACAACATCATGTCCAGCCTGTTGGCGAAAAACCTCGGTGCAAAACGCGTCGTCACCATCGTCAACCGCTCCAGCTACGTCGATTTGCTCGAAGGCAACAAAATCGACATCGTCGTGTCGCCGCACCTCATCACCATCGGCTCCATCCTCGCCCATATCCGCCGAGGCGACATCGTTGCCGTCCACCCCCTCAGACGCGGCAGCGCGGAAGCCATCGAAGTCGTCGTCCACGGCGACAAAAACACTTCCGCCATCGTCGGTAGGCGCATCAGCGGCATCAAATGGCCGGGCGACTGCTACATCGCCGCCATCGTCCGCGCCGAAACGGGTGAAGTCATCATGGGACACCACACCGACACCATTGTCCAAGACGGCGACCACATCATCTTCTTCGTCTCCCGCCGCCGCGTCCTGCCCGAACTCGAAAAACTCATCCAAGTCAAAATGGGCTTTTTCGGCTGA